Genomic segment of Hydra vulgaris chromosome 08, alternate assembly HydraT2T_AEP:
ttaaaacacATTGTCTGTTTTGTGGACATAGAGCCTTTCTAGGGATCAGtgataaaaaaggtaaaaagtaTACTGTGCTGCAGGTAAAGACAATCGAATTCAAAGAAACAGTTCTGACAACTTGTCAAGAACGTGGTGATACATGGGGTGATTTAGTGCAAAGACGAATTATTCATGTTCATGAGCTTCATGCTACTGATGTTGTTTACCATCAAGCTTGTAGTGTCAACTTTCGTACAATGAAGCAAATACCAGCTGCTCAACAGAAAACAGATGACACCCCGAAAAAGCAAATTAAGTTGGGTCGACCAAAAGATGAAGAAAGAATGAATGGCTTCTAAGAAGCTCCAAGCTACTTAGTGGAAAATGATGAGCAGATCACTATAAATGATCTTATCGACCTCATGAAGAACAAACTGCAATCAATTGGTTTCACACAAGAACCATACAGCAATCCCTATATGAAAGTAAAGCTAGAGGAACATTTTGGCAGAATTATTTTAACTGAGATTAACGGAAGACCAAACGTGGTGACTTTTAGAACGGCAGCAAGGGCTGTGCTTCAGGGTTACTACATCAATCAACGGATAGATGACACTGAGGATGAGAAGCATAGGCTTGTGCAGGCTGCTGCTAAAATATTGAAAGAGGGCATAAAGGCAGTGCAGATATCTTATGAAAATTATCCATCATGTGATGACATGATGAATTAGAAGAAATGGGCATTTGCTTCTTACCAGAAACAGTCAGGctattatttgaaatactttttgttGGGAAAAAAATTGATGTGAAGATTGCTTCCATTGGACAAGCTATAATGCAAGCCACAAGACCGAGGTTTCTGTTACCACTAATCCAGTTTGGCCGAAGTAGAGCTTTATCACCTCGCGGTTTCTAATTGACTCTGCATCATCATAAATTTTGTTGCTCCTATCAAGAAGtacttaaatttcaaaaaagtacgGCTTATTCACAAGGGACAGAAATCGCCAACTATACAACCCAGTTTGTCCAGTATGCAGCTGACTATGTAGACCACAACATTGCTACTTTGGATGGAGGCAATGCATTTCATGGTATGGGCATGATTGCTATGATTACACCTGGGACTCAAGCATGCAGACAAATTCCTAGGACGAAAGTGAGTGCTATTGATATATCTAGGATTGGAAGGGTGCCAATCAGTTACCACAATGAAGACAGATGTGCAATACCAGCGGTAACatttaaaactctttaaaaaattaatactcaGGGCATAACTGCCGATATAGATATCCTGTGGAAGACTTCGAATATGCTTGGATCAGCACGGCCAGCATGGTCCGCAATGATGCAGTTTATTCATCAAGGCGTTCACACAGGAAAGTCATCAATTATGTTTCTGCCAATGATAGACATGAACCCAAGTGACACAACATGCATTTACTTTATTCTGAAATTTCTTAATCAACATGCAAAACGCCATGATGTGTTACCAATTATTACATTTGACCAGCCACTCTGGTGGAAAGGTTTGATGATAATTACAGCGGAACCTCCAGAAAGTGTTGCATTTAGACAGCTTTCATATTGAATGAGTTTTCTTGGATGCATGGGACACTTGATGGCTTCATCTGGGCTACAAGAAGTTTTTGAGTTGATATATGCACCGAATGCAGTAGTCCACATGTTGTCTGGAAAAGCCATTGCTTGTGCAGTTCGAGGTCATTTTATTGTCGATGCTGTACTGAATGCTATGCTCTTGTCTCAAGCATTTAATGTTCCTCTACCACATGTTATGGTAAATAATACAATGGATTCCAAACATCGGCATGCTATATAgggcaaaaccatttttaaatttaagttgtttaaaactCTTATATTTCTCCTTTATTCATTCCTATCTTAATTACGCTAGCATTGCATGGTGTagtaccaataaaaataaattgaaaaaactctttaatatgCAAAAACATGCTATCAGAATTATATCCAATAAAAGCCGCTATACACTCTCTCGACccttatttattaacttaaatatactaaatatctACCAAATAAGTATTTATCATCtcctaatttttatgttcaaaattaataaaagtatcattccaaaaatatttaaccCGTTATTCAAAATAAAGGAAAACAAATATCTAACTAGATATTCAAATAACAGATATATACAGCCCAAAAGTTATTATGTAGCAActgatttttcaatttcaataagAGGACCAAAGGCATGGAATAAAATACTTTCAACTGaacttaaaactttaacaatgCTTAATGAGTTTAAGACAAAACTAAGACAGCTATTAATAAAGAATGATTTACCACAAAACTATTTCTGAAATTACATTATGATTTATCTATTAAATacatgaaaagtatattaattttagaaaaagactgagttaaatttatttatatcctaatatatatatttttattgtttttgttttttgctaaGCCTATAGCGCTTCTAGctaatttttcactttttttttttttttttaataatagatgttttatttattattttaccacTTTTGtacatttgtttatttcataaatttaacgaagtttcttattttaaaattaaactttatatttacagaATTTATAAaggggcttggtgataagacatATTAGTCTTCTTATCGCCCCtgctatatttatattttgttagtaaattacggaatgtatatttttaaacgtcaaaaaaaaaaaaaaaaaaaaaaattaagtagcCCACACCTGAAACTAACATCAGAGCTGCAAATTCGTTGTGGTAAACATATGAATGGTCAATGACTGCAAATGAAGTCTGCCAGACTGACATTCTAAAGAAAGTAGCAAAATGTCTTGCAAAGCAAGCTGAGACCATGATGACATTTTCTAGAAATGCTGCTCTCTGGGTACAATACATGGATATGGTAGACATTCTTCGAAAATTCATCAAGACAGAGCGAACAGGCAATTAAGCTTTGCATCATAGTGCAATATCAGAAATGCTACCTTATCTGGCAGCATCAGGACATAATCTGTACACCAAATGTGCGCGAATATATGTGCAATGAAtgtcaaaattacaaaaagaacATCCTGAAATTCAAATGCAGTTTGAAAAGGGAATGCACGTGGTTAGAAGGAGTGATCGCCTTTGGGCTGGTCTATCCTCAGATCTCATAATCGAACAAGTTCTAATGAgaagtataaaaataagtgGTGGACTTACAAGAGGAAGAGGAATGACAGAACAACAGCGTCTTACTTGACTTTTATCAATGCCTGCATGCGCAGAAATCAACAATGCAATGCAGGAGCTCACTTGTGCAAACAAAACAAGGACATGATAAAAGCTAGACAAAGCCCCACTGTCAACAGTGATGCTGCAAAGGCAGTCGGGAACACGATTCTGAGCTCCATGGATCGAAAAAATGTCACGGAATATACTTTTACAAGGAAAAGCTCAAGTGGTGTTAAATGCTAAGCCCCTGAACACTGATAACCATCAAGTCAACATTGACCCTCAGTTTCGTTTTCAACGACTCATCACTGTGGCAAATGCTGCTGTTGATTTATAATCAGTATTTAAGTATGAGCTCAGCAACTACCCATCATCATTCTTTGATTCTCATCTGATGCTTAGAGAACCACACAAAATAGCTTTGGCTGATGCTATATGAGAGCTTTTGAAACCTGCCAGTACTTCAGAGATACCATTGACAGATGATGTACAGTATGTTTTAGATGATGGGGGACTTATCCAACGAATTCTGTGGTTTTCTCAAGCCACTTACAAGGATGTCTGCTATCAATACACTGAATATGTTCAAAAGAAGTATGGAAAAGCCAACGTTTTGTTTGATGGTTATGAAagtaaagaactaaaaaaagaaactgtCAAACATACCATGCATCAGGAGATGCTGATGTCCTCATTGTACAAAAAGCTGTCGAATCAGCTATGACTAAGATGACCATTTTGGTGGGAGATGATACGGGCCTTCTTATCTTGCTATGTTATCATGCAAGTTTGCAGTCTCATGACTTGCTTTTCTGTCCTGAGCCCAAGAAAATCACTAAGAAAGCACATCGCAAATGGAACATCAAAACAGTCAATACAGAACTTGGCCCGGACATATGTGAAAACATTCTCTTTATTCGTGCAATCCTTGGGTGTGATACAACATCTCACATTTATCGTATCGGAAAATTTAATGTATCGGTAAACAAATTCAAGACAAATATTCATTTTCGTGAGCGAGCATCTGTATTTAATTCTCGATTTGCATCTGTCAGTGATATTATATCAGCTGGAGAAAAAGCCTTGGTCATCTTATGAAATGGTTTTCAAAGAGTTTCAACGAAAATCTGGATACTCTACGATAAAAACGATTCTGTGAAAAAGTAGCTACCAACATATCTCACGCTCGAGCTCAAAGTTTGCCACCAACATCAGCAGCAGCCAAGTATCACAGCCTCCGTGTGTACTTGGAAGTACAAGAATGGAAGGCTAGTGAAGAAGCACTCCTTCCTGAAGAGTGGGGATGGAGGAAGAGTGTGAAGGCCTCATTCCTTTTCAGACTGATTCATCATCAGCCCCTGCAGAGCTACTGAGTGTCATACGATGTAATTGCCAAACGTGGACACTGCAGAGGAACAAGTTGTGCTAATGTATCTTAAATGAACTTTGATGATTCAGACGAAGAAGTTAACCTTTGACTTGGTGTTTAAACTAAATAACCTAAATTTATACTAtccatattacttttataaaaatatctgcaAGTATTGTTTATGTCATGCTAAAATTTGATTAGTCTGGCTACATTTTAACTAGTATACCATACATTTAAAGTCAGATCCGGAGGAGGGAAAGGAAAATTACCCTCCCCCCTCCTTTACAACATCAAAGACAAAGatagaaaaacaaagtttttacaaaGCTATATGATAGACAAACATcagaaagttttaatttacaaaataaagtacaTTCAAGCAGGAAAAAAGCTGCGTTTTTATTGACCTTCAAACATATCTAACAACCTGAACATCACTCGCCATATTAGTGTTCCATCGTCCTTGGTAGTGCATATCCatgattttaatatattgatgAATAAGCTCCCCTTGTTCCTCGctaaaaacttgattttctgagaaaaaacttttatattttccagaaataaagatgaaaaataGGGAAGATGGAAAATAGGGAAGGTGACTGTGAAGTTTGATAAACAGCTTTTTAATCAGATCTTCATAGTTTTTAGCTATAACATTACTAGgaaaattagataaaacaccAGCAAATGAATTCCATGCGTCAAACTCAtcagaatttatttttgttacaaaattataaCTCTTCAGCAGTGTACGAATTTTAGggtaattgaatatttttaatttaaaaataaaaacctaatatCGACTTTTATTTTTCCACTTATGATTGCTAGAAATGTAATATTCAGGTACTTAAAACAGACTCTATCTTGATCTAATACCTTCACAAATTGCTTCATTAACCCAAATTTTATATGCAGAAGTGGAagaattttgtgctaaaattctgtgccactttttttaaattctgttttGAGTCAGCTTggtgaaaacttgtttttttggaaaattttttagaactttagaatttttagaatttttagaattattaacattatttttagtaacTAGAATAGTTCAACTTTGTTACTGTGTGGTTTATGCAGCAGGGTAGCAACCTAGGGGCTACGAGGGGCAGTGCCCCGGGGCCCTCAAACTCAGGGGACCCTTGGATCCTTACCAGAAATTAATATTGATTTCTGGTAAGGATTTGAAAGAAATTCAAAAGTTATGCGTAGGGAATTCCCCTAAATTCTTTCTGTAGGTTGGCAGTGTTGTCAATTTGACGGATAGTGATATGTGCGTCATTCCCTAACGACACTTGTAGCGTGTAACAGTGTGTATCTCtttccttttattttacttttaacgtCGTCAGTGAACAGTAAGTACCTACCTACTCGAGCACAATCTAAATTAGATTGTGCTCGAGTAGGTAGGTTGTAGTAGgtactttttttaagtattatgtattatattatttttaatgcggGGAAATTAACGCCTTATTATAGCGTGAAtgcattaataaattaaagCCGACAATTATTTTACCGCGTGTTAACGCactttaaatttgttgttattattattttgaaagtcCGTTGCTCATTGCTTCTGAATACACACAAAATCCTGAGTGACCCAGGCTGGGTCACAGCAGGGGGCGGGATGTTAATCAGTAAGCTACTGTCTGCTTGGGGTGGGCCTCATCAAGCGTTTTAACCgataaatgcatttattttgaACCTTTGATAGCTGCTGCGCGtcaattctaaaacaaatttgtttaaaatattcaaagttattttagtttatgtgattattaaattgtcaaaagatatgttatttcatatatttatgttaagtttgtttataaaaatctcatttatataaacaaaaacattaataactATGGACAAAATAAGCTTTCTAAATAAATATGTGCATAATTATACTTTACATAATCAGAAAAGTTATTATAGTTGTATTATACAAATTGTATATTTCTTCTACTGTTGAAAACGAAAACACTCacgtttttgaatgtttttgactgaataagaatgttttttatgataaagaCATTCTCATTCAGTCAAAAACGTTCTAAATTTGCctgtagttatttttttaacaatcaagcgaataattttagtaaattgtttgcaacttttgtcaaaaaaccgTGTaaagacataaattttttttttttgcttgtttaatTCAAgtgaaactttgtttttttaatgaaaatttatttgaaacagaAAATATCTCGTGTGAAcagaaaaaatggaaaaaagtaCAGAACTCTTAAAtgggaatttttattttaaagtatttccaGACGGTGGAGTCGATAGAAATAAAGCTATTTGTAACCACTGCAAAGCTGAATTTTCTTATTATCGTAGTGCTTCAAGTTTGAAGTATCACTTAAAAGCAGCACACACTCTTGATGCTAGCAAACCACCAAATCGTGCGATTAGTcgcgattaaaaattttaatcattgcCCAGcactaattatattatattattatattatatattgtataaacaatacaatattagattatctaatattgtattgtttaaataagttaGAAAACTAAAACTATGGATAAAAAGAAGAAATCCAGTGGTGCATTTAAACGCAAACAACGCCAAGAAAGAGAAGatagtaaacaaaaattgcCCAAAATTGAGAAGTTTTTTAGTCGGCCTTCTGCAAGTGACCAAAATATTACAATTGGTAGTGACTCAAATAATGTGGTAACTTCAGTGTTGGTTGAGAAGCCAACTGAAGAAGATTCGACAATTATTGCAGTAGGAGATACCTCCGCCGCCAATCATGTGAACGTGGATGATGTTTGCATGATACACATAAGAGCGGAGGATTTGGAGGAACCACAGACCtctacattttttgaaaatgtgaaaaaaatacAGCCATTTGGACCTTTTCCAACTGACATCAACCAGAACAATAGGTATTTTTCAAAATCGTACTACGTTTTGTGTTCTAAATATGGGTCAGTTAATCGTTTTTGGTTATGTTATTCCTAAATACTAGACGCTGCCTATTGTCAACCTTGCTGATTATTTTCTTCACAAAGGAATAAGTTTGGTGTACGGGAGTTCGAGATTGGAAGCATTTATCAGAAAGAATTAAACAACACAGTTGTTCGACTGGACATTCGCATGTGCTGAGTGtgaattttggaaaaaaaacgaTACTATTACTATTGAcaagaaacttaaaaatgaaattcgCAAGAAAGCATTATTTTGGAAAATGGTTCTTCAAAGGTTATTCGATATCATACTTACCCTAGCAAAGAGTTCTTTTGCTATGAGAGGACATCAAGAAGACTTAAGTCAGGAAGGATACCACGGAAATTTTCTATCCTTTGTAGAGCTTGTCGCCCGATATGATCACATTTTGCGGCAAGTGTGATAAGTGGTGTGTATAATGGTGTACAAAAACATATTAAGGATATCCAGTCTAACGCAAAGTACGTACATTGTGTCACtcataacttaaatttagtgATAAATGATGCCGTTAGAGGTTGTCTGgaaatacagattttttttgcaaCGTTGCAagatttgtataactttttcgGTAACAGCATCAAACGTTGGGAGCTACTGTCAAAATCGGCGAATCGGACACCActctaataaaaactaaatccGATTAGAAGGTCCAGTAGGGTCAATACGATATCTGTAATAAAActtcattattttcatattattaaagCATTATCAGAAATAGTTCTAAAGAGTCCTAATAAAGAGCGTAGTGAAGCAGAgagtattaaaacaaaaatgataaatttcgAGTTCGTGTTGCTTTGCAAATTCATATACAGTGTATAGAACGACATCAATTATGCATCCAAAACTTTGCAAAATTGCGACATCAATTTGGGCGAGGCGAGTAAAGTTTTAGCAGAGACCAAAGCAAAGCTGCAAATTTATAGAAATGATTTCGAATTATTCAAGTGCAAAGTCAGTGAAACTGTAAGAAAATATCGATACccattttcaagaaaaaaggcatagaaaaattaaaaaacattttgatgaatTAGCTGCTGATCACCGATTTTTAaaccaagaaaaaatatttaaaattaaaaaagattttcaataaTATACCAGACACAGTAATATCTCAATTAGATACACGTTTTATTGGTATTAGTGCAGTCTGTCATTCGATTTTCtaacatcaatatttttattacatgttGATGAAGCAACTTTATTACAAAAGTGTGACAAATTCCAAAGAAAATATTCAGATATAAAAGGCCCTAGTTTTTCActtcaatttattaatatttaccaTCTAGTTTTACCTCAACTAACTCAAGCATGGACTTTTCACCAATTACGTAAAGAAATAATGAGCAATATGGAGTACTAGAATCAGTGCCGGCTTAGGCACAGGCAAGATAGGCAGCTGCCTCGGGCGGCACTTTTCTTGGGTGGCATTTTGAgttttgattatatattttctGACATCCATAGATAAAAATGGTTGGACATAAAAGAAAGAAGTCTGGTGATTTCTACagaaagcaaaaagaaaaacgAAGAGAAGAGGATGAACAAATGTCTGAAtcttgaagcaatttttttaataacaccaAAAGCAAGCCAACAACAACTATGAGAGATCCTTGTGGTGTTAGTGTTTGTAATGAAATCCATGAAATTTAAGATGCAACAACAAGTTCAAACTTGGAAGTGAAAAATGAGCTGAAATGTGAAAAATCTAAACTGGGAGATGAAGCAAATTTATCTTCGACTTCTCAGAGTTTTCAAACTTTACCAACTACAAACCTGACAGATCCTGCCAATTACCCTGACCAAATTCCAGATAATCTTCGAGTGACTCTTGTTAAAAATGGTCCATCAGCACCTAATCCATCTTTTCTATTTCCTGTCAATGCCAACAATAGAAGATTTAATCCATCATGCAAGCAAAAAGTACTCAAGAATAGtgaagttgttaaaaattcCTGCCTTATATACTCTAAAAGAAAAGATGTTGTGTTTTGTTTCTCATGTAAGTTGTTTGGTGACATGGACATACATTTGAAGTTAATCGGTTTTGGAGACTGAAAAAATTGGCACAGACAGCTGAAGAAACATCTGTTCATTGAGCAAATGGATGGAATTAGCAAACCGACTAGATACCAAAAAACAATTGATGCATCACAACAACGACTTCTCAGTGCAGAGATACAGCGTTGGCAGTTAGTTCTGGAAAGATTATTTGCAATAGTGAAATTTTTAGGAGAGCAATGTCTTGCGTTTCGTAGAAGTTCTGATGTTTTACATGAGAAAAGTAATGGAAACTTCCTAAAACTAGTTGAACTGCTAGCACAGTTTGATGCAGTTATGGCAGATCATGTTCACCGAATAAAGAATGAGGAGATTAACACCCTTTACTTGGggaaaaatatacaaaatgaaCTCATTCAAATAATTGCATAACAATTTCGTGAAGTAATTTTGTCAAAATTGAAAAtggcaaaatatttttccattataGTGGATTGTACCTAAGATGTGAGTAAAGTGGAACAAATGTCAATTGTGCTATGCTTTGTTCAGATGGAAAATGCTGAAGTTAAAGTCTGTGAACATTTCATCGATTTCATACCTGTAGAGCAGACAACTGGTACAGCACTCACAAATGTTATTCCACAAATGTTGACTCAAACTGGGATTCCAATTGAAGATATGCGTGGACAGGACTACAACAACGGTGCGACTATGAGAGAACATCAGTCAGGAGTGCAGAAAAGAATATTGGAAAAGAACAGCAGAGCATTCTCAAAGACCAATCTCAATTCTTACCTGCTTTTCCAAGATTTTAGAACGTGTTATGTATAACAgactgttttcttttttaactaataataaaattctttacgataaacaatttgggtttaaatCTGGCCATTCAACCGATCATGCAATCATTCATCTAGTACAcgaaatatttaaagcttttgatgaaaacaaatttactttaggcgTCTTTATTGATCTAAGTAAGGCTTTTGATACGGTGGATCATAATATTCTCCTgcacaaacttaaaaattatggtaTCATAAGTTTTAACTTAGCATGGTTTAAAGGTTATCTAGCAAACAGGAAACAGTACATCTCGTTTAATGATAGTAAAACGGATTTAGCGACAATTTCCTGCGGCGTCCCACAAGGATCAATTTAGGGCCccttttatttctcatttatataaatgacttaaataaattttcaagtaTCTTAAATTCAATCCTATTTGCAGACGACACCAACTTATTTTATTCTGATAAGGATAttaattctttatttgaaaCAGTAAACAAAGAGCTTGCAAAACTAAGTGAATGGTTTGTAGCAAATAAATTAtccataaacataaaaaaaacaaaatatactttcttcCATCGTCTTCATGAAAAGAGACTCATCCCATAAAATCTTCCAATTTTAGTTGTAAATAACTCTTGTATAATAAGAGAGCGTTCATTGTTATTTCTTGGTGTTGTTATTGATGAAAATGTGAGTTGGAAGGagcatataaatataattcaaaataaaatttcgaaaaatattGGTCTACTTTACAAAGCTAAGCAGTTATTAAATCAAACctgtttaaaatacatttatttttcatttattcatagctaccTAAGTTATGCAAACGTTGCCTAGCACTaacgtaactaaaataaataaactattaattaaacaaaaacatgctttaaGAATTATTGGAAATGTAGATCGTTTCTCACACTTAagcaaaagcttttaataaatgacaacgaattaaaatttttctgaagCCTTTGATTAGGAGTAATCACGTTTGtctatttctttataaatatggtttaaatatatattctatatacaTTTCAATTTGTACATTATGACGTTATTTTTTATctgatataataaactttacatatataaaagacacattaagaaactaaaaatgtttttaaaaatgtttttttatttttgtttgtttgtttgttgttcgTGTATTATCtgttattttatgatttaaattcaaaaggtttataaatctaaaaccagttaggaaaaaaataatttaattaaaataattaactaaaaaatcttCGTATACTTTTGGATATATTACACTGTAATATAgcgtaaaatgttttttagtttttatttatcgttattttattttaacgcaACGTTTTGTTTAACGTTTATTTAACGAGTTactttgttttgtatttttattattgacatttttatttaaaggggcttggtgataagacagaacttgtcttcttcttgccccagccatgtatttatatatttgtattgcTTAAACTTGTAAACTTTTCTTATCGGcgaaatacataataataatattaataataataataataattctttgTCCCATGTCATGCTCATTCATTAAATTTGGTCGTTAATGATGCTGAAAAATTATCTAGAAAGGCTGTGGCTTATTTTGGAATGGTGCAAGCCATTTATAACTTTCATCTCgcaagttttgaaaaatcatcttggaaaaaaaaaaattccaaaaccTTTGAGTGCAACAAGATGGGAACGCAGGGTTGAAGCTGTGCGACCTTTTCGATACTGTGATGGAGAAATCTTTGATGCTCTTTTTGAAATCAGCCAGGACATTTCTTATGATCCATCTTCACGTCATGAAGCAGAGGTATTAGCTCAAAagatgaaaaactttaaattttgttgctgTACTGTGATATGGTTCAATGCTTTTAACCAAGTAAACTTAGCAAGCAAAGTTATTCAGAGTATTGAAGTTGACATTTCTGAAGTCAAACAAACTTTGAACAAATCTGTTAACTTCTTAAAGTTATATCGCTCAGATGaagcttttgaaaaagttatttctgATGCAGAATTAATTACAGCTGAATTAGATTTGGAACcatcattttcatttgaagTTTCTATTAGACcaaggtttaaaaaacaaatgctttCTTATGAAACTCGAGATGATCCCATTATAAATCCAAAAGATAGATTTAAAATAGaatgttttaattgcattttgGATAGTGCTATAAATTCgattgaagaaaaatttaaccAGTTAAATGAACACTGTGATTCTTTTCAGTTCCTGTacaatattgcaaatattaaaaaaagtttttcaaaggaaaatctaaaagaaaaatgtttaaatcttCCAAAAATATTAAGCACAGATACTTCTGCAGATATTGATGGCACGGAATTATTAGATGAATTGCTTGCATTGTCTGAATTAATTGAACCAAAAACTTCACCATTAAAAGTACTAGAGCTTATTTTAGGAAACAATAATTTCACTCCAAATGTTTCTATTGCTTTACGAATTCTGTTAACACAGCCAGTATCAATTGCATCTGGAGAGCgtagtttttcaaaactacGCTCTCCAGTACTGTACTGGAGGATTTAATGTTTTGCAAATATACGATTTTATACGTCACTCATAGTTTTActttaaaggtatttttttaatatattggtGCTTTTTAGTTTGGGCGGCAAATCGGGATCTTGCCTCGGGCGGCAAAATACCTTTAGCCGACACTGGCTAAAATGCAACCTAACGGAAGTATTTACAGCAATGTTATTATTCTTTACAATTCCTGTCACTTCTGCAGCAGCTAAAAGGTCatttagcaaattaaaaataataaaaattatttaagaaataagaTGGGCCATTCTCGACATTTATCtctaatagtaattaaaaacaaaaccgCATCAAGCCTGGATTTAAACGAAGTTATTGATACTTTTGCGAAAACCAAAGGtaggaaaaatttttaaatgttattgttatttagtcAGTTGGTAGGCCCAACCTTTATATAATAAACCCTTGAATCTTCTCTATTTCGTTTTATTAGCCAAACCTCCACCAAgtattaattgtaatttatgttgttactgtttaatatttttattacctgCCCTGCAGTGCACAAAAAAAGAGCTTAAGTAGCTTTGTATTTTTGAAGTATttgtatatttcatatttttatttgataaaacctAACCAGTTTACATAGCAGTGGGGccccattttttaatttgcccAAGGGCCCTTGGTTACCTAGCCACGTCACTGGGTTTATCAATATATTGATTAGCCTTATTGCT
This window contains:
- the LOC136083779 gene encoding uncharacterized protein LOC136083779, with the translated sequence MMLKNYLERLWLILEWCKPFITFISQVLKNHLGKKKIPKPLSATRWERRVEAVRPFRYCDGEIFDALFEISQDISYDPSSRHEAEVLAQKMKNFKFCCCTVIWFNAFNQVNLASKVIQSIEVDISEVKQTLNKSVNFLKLYRSDEAFEKVISDAELITAELDLEPSFSFEVSIRPRFKKQMLSYETRDDPIINPKDRFKIECFNCILDSAINSIEEKFNQLNEHCDSFQFLYNIANIKKSFSKENLKEKCLNLPKILSTDTSADIDGTELLDELLALSELIEPKTSPLKVLELILGNNNFTPNVSIALRILLTQPVSIASGERSFSKLRSPVLYWRI